actttgctatagttgtttcTAATTGTGAATTAGCCAGTTTTAGATAAAGATACATAACTTGGATACAATTCATAGGAGATCCACAAAATGTAGTTAAAGATTTAGAAAGCAATATCTTAGAGAAAAGTATGATTAATTGAGCTTCCCATGTCTAGTAAAGAGAGTTATTGGGGATTTTGTATTAATTGCCAAAGCAACATAGGTTTGGATAATACAGTCTTTGGattctgtttgttttgggttCAAGTTTGGGTCTTATTACTGTCTGGTTGCAACGTGATCTTGGATTAACTACTTAAAATCTCTCTGAGCTCAACTTCAACtataatatgcatttattgatACCCATTTCCTAGGTCTATTGTAAAGATATTTTGATAATGCCTATGAATAATTTGGCATAGGGCTTGACGCAAAGTGCTAAATGAAAATCAGATGCCTTTTCTCTCTACCTTAAGTTTCCACTTATTTGGAGCCTTGGATCTTTATCCAGAAATGTTGTTTTCTGGACGTTTGTATTTCTGGCCAAAAACCAGTGCCTTggacatagtaggtattcaaggCTATTGACAATGTTGATGGCTATGGCAGGAATACTTTATGCAGGAACTGCTGACCAGCTGTATTAAATTAAAGGGTCTAGTTTATGGCATGCCGTTTTTTCAGTGCTGCACAAGTACTACAGTGCTACAAAGGAATTTAAAACTGAATTATGTTTGATTGCATAATATATTTCACAGTAAATCTTTAGATTAGGATGGAGTGTCAGCTAACAATGGAATAATGGTCATACTTTCATGTGTATCTGGATGGAGCTGGGGAAGTCCTCTTTAGGTGTTTTGCAGCTGTTAGGCAAACAGTCAACAGGAAATATCTGTACTTTATTTGGCACAACCTCGCATCAATTACCTCTTGTCCCATTAAACCTTCTAATAGAGATTGAATAAGGCTTCTCAGTGAAACTTAATGAATCTGATTGCCTCCTTGTCCCCATCCAAATAGAAATGTTGGCTTCAAATATGTCTATGTATTGATCTCGGTGCCCAAGTATTATTacagaaagtgtgtgtgtgtgtgtgtgtgtttaagaggAGTAGTTTGTTGCACCATAGCAAAATATATCACTGACTTAAAAACCATGCTGAGTGGTAAActtattgatattttttattgttgtagttGCAAAGTAAGTACCTATTGGTTGATTGATCTATATAGTATCTGCTTGGAGCAACTCATGCTCATAGGAAAGACCTCTCAGAATGAGTACTAGCCtaaaagagcaaagagaagaaaggagaggaggcctGTGTCCTTAGCTGGCTGAGACTGGGAAGGAGACTAGGTACATCTCCAGGAGGCGCTGGAGGTCATCACTGCTGGGAAGTCTAgaacaaacacacagaggaaagtgAGGCCTGACCTTCCTCCTTGTTCTGCCTCCAAGGAGTGTGGAAATCTGATACTGCCACTGGAAACTCTCATTGTAGAGTCTCAAGGCCCATTCTGAGCAACTCTAGAACAAAATAACCAGAGGGCAGTCTCTGGACATCATGGTAATGCCTCATTCCTGAATGACCGAAAACTTCGGAACACATACCCTTTCACCTCTGACCTGACAGTTTATTTTCATGGGAAGCAGAGAAGAAGATGGGGAATTAAATGACAGCAAGGACCTTTTATGTTAAGAATGGagtagcattttcttttcattgaggTTAGTAAAACAGTAAATGTCTTTTaacattgatattttaaattactgtttaTTCTAAGAATATGTTTTCTAGAGATTTTTAAGATGACAAGATAGAGATTCTACATTTTTTGTACCATTGTCCTTTtaatgtagttttcattttttcaaaattaataaaatgtttaagtttttaatttaaatgttgaaTTTTCTCTTGCTTAATTTTTTTGCCCTTAGatttcttttacatatatttaaagttaatGTGAAAGGTAGCCCCATCTACTATGAAACAGACAGAACCACTTTATGTCCCATGTCTTCTGTGTCTCTCAGACGTGTCTGTGGTATAAATCACACAGTGACATCACTGGGTATGCTTTGGGTGGATTGTACTGGGTAATGTatcaattttgtcattttttattgttgtttataaataaggatgtgtgtgtatgtaagtgaTACTTTTTAATTCCTAATGCAAACTGAACCATAGTCTGTTTAGACTTTTCATACGTGTTAGGCTATCAGTGTTAACATCACCTGCATACCCAGTCCCATTCAGCCCAAAGTCGCCATGGAGTGTTAACATCACATAGTGCTGAATTGCCTCCTTTATCCTGAAAAGTAATATTGCGTGGAAGTTGCTCGTGCACAGTTTTTCATATGCCTTTTCATACAACAAATGTGGCTGTGATTAAGTACTCGTAAGCAAGGATTCATGTAATGAAAAAATTTACATACATATGAACTAAGCTCATTGATTCCCAGGCATGAAAGAGAGCGTATCATCTGTTTCTTTGTATCAAGATTTTTTTAACAATAAGATACCAAATAGTGTTTTTGAAGTGTAGACTTGTTCATAAACATATTTTCTAtccaatattatttcatttacttgtaAAATGCAACACTGTTTTGGAAAGGGGCTGCCTAGATCTCTGCAAACTTTATATTCATCTCGGGAGACGTACCAACTGGGAAAATACTAAGttacttctcattttatttttccctgggGCATTTTAAAGCTTTGTTCTGCCTTTATggagtacatttttaaaaatagatttccaCTTTCAATGATAATGTGTTCACTGATCACAGTTCAATATTTCATAAATAGAATAGCATTTTTTGGTAAGGAATTTATTAATTGTTCACATTTGTGTTTGCATGCCCAAAGTGCTGAagcatctctaaaatgaaattgGGTCCATGTCtatatgaatgaaaataaataaaggaaagcatCCAGAGAAATGACGTCGTCTCTAGGTGCTTTTGACATTTTGGAGGCTTCTCACCAGGGGAGCTGGGTATCTCTGGCACACGCCTGTGGGTTGGCTTCCACAGTTTTCATAATGGGACTCTGGCTCCACCAGGAGAGAAAGGTtatgaggagaaggaagggttTGGTCCCAAAGATTGGATGTGTGAGAGCAAAGTGGCAGATTGATGGTGACAAAGTTGCACCACGTAATGTAAGGAGCCTCTGTAAACTCCTTGTATGGGTATTAAACTTTAAACATTGACAGCTTTCATTATGGGTGTGACAGAAGTATTCCACAAATGGCCATCATTTAAGGCAAAGTGAATTTTCATCTCACAgctttcacaattttttcttgtcattagcAGCCATTTTTCGTATGTCAAAGGAAGACAGTTCTTTCATAAAACATATTTGCCTCAATGCCAGTAAGTTTGACTCTAAGTGCTGTTTTCTGATAGATCGTAGTTGTGGCGAAGCAAAGTCAATCAGTTAAAAGTTTGCCAGGACTGTTTGAAGACTCGAAGAACAGTGTGCGCTTCCGTCCTTTGCCGCTTGAAGGACATCCTTTCCTAGATTTCCCCAAGAGGTTTGAGATCTATGGAGATTCTGTGGGTGAGAGACTTGAATTTGAAACGCTGAATAGCTATCTGTCCACGGAATGAATGGGGTGAATGACGATGGCTCTGGTGGAGGGCTGACCACAAGAGAATTGAAGAGGTTGCAAGGCTGGTGCCACAGCCATTCGGGCAGCTGGAGAGAGGAAATGTTTGAACACCCCAGTGACACTCTGATGATGTCAGTCAAATGCCATATGTGGTGGTTGATTCAACTTATATAAACTCTCCCTGAGGTGAGAAAACTCTGTCCTGTAAATTTATGAAGTGAGAACGTGGATATACCAGACTTCTGAATGCTGTTATTTCGGAGTACTTCTTAGGATATCCTTCATTCTATGGAAAGATCTAGCTAGATTCTTTTGTGTGGAACTCAGTGTGAAAATAGTATCTTACTAGACATGCCTGACTAATGTGCTGAGCAACCTTACCTTTATCAGTGGATAGAAATAATTTATAGGCCACTTCACAGAATAGAAAAAGTATGGAGCCAGAagatatttggaattttaattcaAATGCCTCGTATTTTAGTGgaagaaactgagccacagagaggtcAACAGATCCATTTGGGGTCAGAAGATGAGATAGGGTAATTGCTTAGCTGCTTGGTCTCTGGCTGAGCTTTCTAGACTCCTAGTCCAGTGCTCATTCAGTGACACCACACCGTAGGCAACAGGCCATAGTTAGAGGTATCAGTCTTTCTAAACATGGATCTGACTATAACACTCCCCAGATCAAAACCATTCAAAGCGGCCTGAGAGCTCCTCAGGGCAGCGCCCACATTCAGAATGTGGCTGGCAAGGCCATACCGATCTGAATCCTTCTTGCACTGTAGTCTAATTTTTTGCCAGCTTCCACCCACTGAACTCATTTTTGTTCCTCAAAGGggtgaatgtatgtgtgtgtgtaattattGGCCTTTTTTCACACACTCTTTCATTTGCCTAAAACACTTTTCCTGACCTCTTCACGAGGCCCAGCCAACTCACCCTTTCAGTTTAGCTGTCgctttctgtccctctctgtgcttctcccATGAGAGCACTGACCACATCACGTTGCACATGTCCATTTACTTACCTGTCCACCTCCAGATTGTGAGGAAAAGTGACGTCAGTTTGGTCATCCCCAACCTCCTGTGTCTGTGCATAGTGGGTCACCTATAGATATGTTTTGACAATTGAGTGGAGAAATTGCGCTGAGGCGGAGTCGCAGAggtgcttcctcctcttctctgtacGTGCTATTCTTTGatatttccccctccccaaacacCATCCTTCAATCCATTTTTCCTACTTGAATCGCCTCCACTCATGATTTCCACAGAAGAGTCTTTACCAAATCCTACATGCTGGGGTTGTAGTTACAATTGTGCCCTCTTGTGGCGCGGTTATGAAGAGTGCCAGCCATCCGGACAGGCTGCCTGTCTTCAAAGCCCAGTCTCCTGCTTGCCAGCCGTGAAGTCCTGGGCTTCTTCcctgcctcaatttccccatctctgCAACGGGGATACTCACAAccacctcacagggctgcagTGAGGATCCAAGAAGACCATCCAAGAACAGCCACTGGCTGGTGGCGGGCGTTTGGTCACTGTCATTGTTGTTATTCTCAGTCCAGAGACCCCCAGACCTCTACAGGGAAAGTAAGCTTGGAATACACTCTTGTTGATGAAAAATGAGTGTTGGTGAGCATAATTTAGTGCGATCTTACTTCTGTTTGTTACTTTGGCATTACAATGTTTAGTTTGAATGAAAATTGTATTTGCATTTGAAAGAAGTTGGTAAACATGATCATTTCAACTCACCTGAATCACTTCAATGGCATAAGCTTTCTTTACCTACGACACATGTTACCTGTGACCTCTGTCCAGACCCAACGGCAGCAAGACTCCCAGGAGGAAATGAAGCTTTTCCACCCCAGACATGTGAACCTCTCCTCGGACTGTGAAGCTTACCCTAAGGAAACATGGCGGGGTGGGGACCTGTTGAGCACTTGAACCCTGTGCACTGACTTGGCACGGGAGCTCAGAGGCTTACCTGGTATCAGTTCACCTCTGTGTGGGGACAGAAAGTGCATACTCATTAGCCTGCTTGTCAAATATTGGACAAGTAGAGGCAAGCCTATCTTAAAACTGAATCTTCtgtaagtaatttatttttctgtcttctcagaCAGCTCAGCTCTCTCAAGCCAGCGGAGTAGTTTCCCAACTTCCTTCTGGACCAGCTCTTACCAGTCGCCACCTGCACCCTGTTTGGGGGGCGTTCATCCTGACTTCCAGGTCACTGCACCCCCTGGCACCTTTACCGCAGCCGACCCCAACCCCTGGCCGGGACACGGCCTGCATCAGaccggcccagcccctccccctcctgtgTCTGAGTCCTGGCACTACCCTTTGGCATCTCAGGTGAGCCCCTCCTACAGCCACATGCATGACGTGTACATGCGGCACCATCACCCCCATGCCCACAtgcaccaccgccaccaccaccaccaccaccctcctgCTGGCTCTGCCCTGGATCCGTCCTATGGGCCCCTGCTGATGCCGTCAGTGCGTGCAGCCAGGATACCTGCTCCCCAGTGTGATGTCGCAAAGACAGACCCGACAACAGTCACCACTGCTACCTCAGCGTGGGCTGGAGCCTTTCACGGAACCGTGGACATCGTGCCAAGTGTGGGGTTTGATACAGGTGAGCCAGGGGATTTCCataaagagaagttaagaaatcaATATTGAGAAATGGAGGATGTTGtaaatactttgaaatattttttctcttatatgTAAAGTGAAACTTTGCCAGTATTCTTAGAGAACCTAAGCATTTTGCCACAATTCCTGTGTTCTTGCAGAAACTGCTGTGACTCGCCCAGCGAGTACAGCCTGGGAAGGGCCTGGGAGCTTTTCTCCCCTTTGACAAAGACTACCTTTCAGCTGGTGATCTGTTCCTTTGAGTGGGGATCTCTAGCACCTTATGTTTCAAAGaatgggtcttgttctttaagtCCCTGCGTCTGTGCTCTGTGCCATGTGCAAGGCCTAAAAGAGTTCAGAAAAAGTATGTGTCaggagtttttctttctctcctttttttaggTCTTATTAATGATTTATAAAACAAACTGCTTTCTGAGAATAGTCAATGGTCTActcttttgaaaagaagaaaagtattgaAAGGAGTGggtttcccttctcttcccttcctctcctttgccttctctctttttcccttccttcctcctcatccttcctctcttcctctctctatttctgtccctccttttctctattttaaataacACCAGACTTAAAAGACTACtataaagtttattttcaatagatttagaaaaaaactGGTAAGGGAAATATTTATGAACAGAGCATTTAGCTCCTCTCTGGAATTCGCTAGTTCTGAGGGCGTAGTGTTAAATGTTGGAGCTTCTTTTTGGACCAGACTAGTTATGTTAACAGTATTATTGGTTTTGAGTTCCTGACAGCACAGGCATCAGAGGCTAAAAAGACAAATCGAGTCAGTGATTACATCCCCAGACTCTGCGTTCCAGTCGCCCACCTCTGCCTCCAATCCTGGGTTCTTTTCCGGGAACACCTTGTGACATATTAGGACTCTCCTTCCAGAGGTTTAAAGAAACTCCCTCTGTCCTTGGTTTTTCTATACTGTGCAGGAGCTTTAATTGGAATGCTGCTTCACAGCAGAGACTCCCCAGAGTAGTAAATGCCCAGGGTCAAGTGGCATTCTCCCTGACATGAGTGGAACATTCTTATCTTGGTTACTGGTTCTCTCCACTGAGCTTTCCAAGGTTGTTCATTGCCTGGCCTCACCCATTTCAGCTTCCTGTGGAGTCTCTGGGTTCAAGCTGTTTTTCTAAGCAAACTCTCAGGGGCCTTGGTTCTCCCTCTCTAAGAGAAGAGAATGTGATGGGGCTACCCACCACAGGCGCTTCTTCCTCTGCACGTGCtagcagagagaaggcagctctTGAGTTGTTTGATGCCTGGGGCCTGATCTGAGTCGAGTCCCAGTTCAGTAGCTGCCATCATGTGTAGCCAGCACTTAGCGATGCCTGTGTGACCAGAGTTAACATGGCCCTTAGCAGGGTTAACAGTGCCCTTAGCAGACAAAGGGAATGTCCTCTCCTGTCTTAGTCACTTTGGGCTGCTCTAACGGAATACCAGTCCCCGGATGCcttaaacaacaagcatttagttctcagttctggaggctggggagtccaaAATCAGAGTACCGGCACATTTAATGTCTGACAAGGGCCCGCTTCCTGATTCACAGACACTCTTCTCAATGCGTCCTCGTATAGTGGAAGGAACAAGGaggctctctggggtctccatTCATGAAGGTTCTGctttcatgacctaatcacctccaaa
The window above is part of the Equus quagga isolate Etosha38 chromosome 21, UCLA_HA_Equagga_1.0, whole genome shotgun sequence genome. Proteins encoded here:
- the VGLL3 gene encoding transcription cofactor vestigial-like protein 3 isoform X2, which produces MSCAEVMYHPQPYGAPQYLPNPVAAATCPTACYHPAPQPGQQKLAVYSKMQDSLEVTLPSKQEEEEEEEEKDQPAEMEYLNSRCVLFTYFQGDIGSVVDEHFSRALGQASTLHPESAISKSKMGLTPLWRDSSALSSQRSSFPTSFWTSSYQSPPAPCLGGVHPDFQVTAPPGTFTAADPNPWPGHGLHQTGPAPPPPVSESWHYPLASQVSPSYSHMHDVYMRHHHPHAHMHHRHHHHHHPPAGSALDPSYGPLLMPSVRAARIPAPQCDVAKTDPTTVTTATSAWAGAFHGTVDIVPSVGFDTGLQHQDKSKESPWY
- the VGLL3 gene encoding transcription cofactor vestigial-like protein 3 isoform X1, which produces MSCAEVMYHPQPYGAPQYLPNPVAAATCPTACYHPAPQPGQQKKLAVYSKMQDSLEVTLPSKQEEEEEEEEKDQPAEMEYLNSRCVLFTYFQGDIGSVVDEHFSRALGQASTLHPESAISKSKMGLTPLWRDSSALSSQRSSFPTSFWTSSYQSPPAPCLGGVHPDFQVTAPPGTFTAADPNPWPGHGLHQTGPAPPPPVSESWHYPLASQVSPSYSHMHDVYMRHHHPHAHMHHRHHHHHHPPAGSALDPSYGPLLMPSVRAARIPAPQCDVAKTDPTTVTTATSAWAGAFHGTVDIVPSVGFDTGLQHQDKSKESPWY
- the VGLL3 gene encoding transcription cofactor vestigial-like protein 3 isoform X3, producing the protein MSCAEVMYHPQPYGAPQYLPNPVAAATCPTACYHPAPQPGQQGDIGSVVDEHFSRALGQASTLHPESAISKSKMGLTPLWRDSSALSSQRSSFPTSFWTSSYQSPPAPCLGGVHPDFQVTAPPGTFTAADPNPWPGHGLHQTGPAPPPPVSESWHYPLASQVSPSYSHMHDVYMRHHHPHAHMHHRHHHHHHPPAGSALDPSYGPLLMPSVRAARIPAPQCDVAKTDPTTVTTATSAWAGAFHGTVDIVPSVGFDTGLQHQDKSKESPWY